The following are from one region of the Oncorhynchus keta strain PuntledgeMale-10-30-2019 unplaced genomic scaffold, Oket_V2 Un_scaffold_7666_pilon_pilon, whole genome shotgun sequence genome:
- the thumpd1 gene encoding THUMP domain-containing protein 1, producing the protein MSEAQDLRKRSKKRYGGGHRSKKYKGSRELEVGMQGVLITCNMNERKCTAEAFNLLNEYADQLYGPENFKEPEESSSEEEEDEDVEAALKKEVKQLKASSGKRQRRFQAMDSGANNVIFIKTRNLDPEKLVHHILSDLHITKKNKSRVILRMLPVSGTCKAFQEDMDKYLSVFLEPWFKAPNQGSYQIAFKARNSSHNKRDDIIKALAGLVGKMNPKNKVDLTTPELTIIVEVIKSVCCVSVVRDYTLYRKYNLQEVAKEEGPKDGKQEEVTTNQEEIKSNQEEKDGKQEEIKSNQEEKDGKQEEIKSNQEEKDGKQEEIKSNQEEKDGKQEEGKDAPKTEREGKGEEEK; encoded by the exons ATGTCCGAAGCACAAGACTTGAGAAAGCGCAGTAAGAAACGCTATGGCGGCGGACACCGGAGTAAGAAGTACAAGGGTTCCCGGGAGCTCGAGGTGGGCATGCAAGGTGTCCTCATCACCTGCAATATGAACGAGAGGAAATGCACCGCGGAAGCCTTCAACCTGCTGAACGAATACGCCGACCAACTCTACGGACCTGAGAAT TTTAAGGAACCCGAGGAGAGCAgtagtgaggaagaggaggatgaagatgtgGAGGCGGCTCTGAAGAAGGAGGTGAAGCAGCTCAAAGCGTCGTCAGGGAAACGGCAGCGGCGCTTCCAGGCCATGGACAGCGGGGCCAACAACGTCATCTTCATCAAGACCAGGAACCTCG accctgAGAAGCTGGTGCATCACATCCTGTCAGACCTCCACATCACCAAAAAGAACAAGTCACGAGTCATCCTCAGAATGCTGCCG GTGAGTGGAACGTGCAAGGCGTTCCAGGAAGACATGGATAAGTACCTGAGTGTGTTCTTAGAGCCGTGGTTTAAAGCCCCCAACCAGGGCAGCTACCAGATCGCCTTCAAGGCCCGGAACAGTTCCCACAACAAGAGGGATGACATCATCAAGGCCCTGGCAG GCCTGGTGGGGAAGATGAATCCTAAAAACAAGGTTGACCTGACCACCCCTGAGCTCACCATCATCGTCGAGGTCATCAAGAGTGTGTGCTGTGTCAGCGTCGTCAGGGACTACACTCTATACAGGAAGTACAACCTGCAGGAGGTTGCCAAGGAGGAGGGGCCTAAAGatgggaaacaggaagaggtcACCACAAACCAGGAAGAGATCAAGTCGAACCAGGAAGAGAAGGATGGGAAACAGGAAGAGATCAAGTCGAACCAGGAAGAGAAGGATGGGAAACAGGAAGAGATCAAGTCGAACCAGGAAGAGAAGGATGGGAAACAGGAAGAGATCAAGTCGAACCAGGAAGAGAAGGatgggaaacaggaagagggaaaggatgccccaaaaacagagagggaaggaaagggggaggaagagaagtag